One genomic region from Cellulomonas hominis encodes:
- a CDS encoding putative F420-0 ABC transporter permease subunit, translated as MTTQAPRATTAGTAPEQGRRAPWRPPLAATLLVGLALLVATVLVCVTIGPADIAVAEVARSIAGHLGLGPASGSDGGVPVLTDAIVWDLRLPRVLTGAAVGAGLALAGAVMQSLTRNPLADPYLLGLSSGASLGAVAVLVVGVGLLLPVAAFGGALAALVATLSLARVGGVLTPGRAVLAGLAVSQLAAAGTSFVIFWSATGDSYREILNWLLGSLAGSTWQSVAIAGSALVLVGTVLVASAVRLDAFAFGDTAAAALGIDVDRTRWILMTLVALLTGAMVAVSGSIGFVGLVLPHAVSALTGPAHRRLLPVAAVTGAIFLVWADTGARTLFDPRELPVGIVTALIGVPVFAVLLRRGRGSAWT; from the coding sequence ATGACCACGCAGGCACCCCGCGCGACGACGGCCGGCACCGCGCCCGAGCAGGGGCGTCGCGCACCGTGGCGCCCGCCGCTGGCCGCGACGCTGCTGGTCGGGCTGGCGCTGCTGGTCGCGACCGTCCTCGTGTGCGTGACCATCGGCCCGGCGGACATCGCCGTCGCCGAGGTCGCCCGGAGCATCGCCGGGCACCTCGGGCTCGGCCCGGCGTCGGGTTCGGACGGCGGGGTGCCGGTGCTGACCGACGCGATCGTCTGGGACCTGCGGCTGCCGCGGGTGCTGACGGGCGCGGCGGTCGGGGCGGGGCTGGCGCTGGCCGGCGCCGTCATGCAGAGCCTGACCCGCAACCCGCTCGCCGACCCGTACCTGCTGGGCCTGTCCTCCGGGGCGTCGCTCGGCGCGGTCGCGGTGCTGGTCGTGGGGGTCGGGCTGCTGCTGCCGGTCGCGGCGTTCGGGGGCGCGCTGGCGGCGCTGGTCGCGACGCTGAGCCTCGCGCGGGTCGGCGGCGTGCTGACCCCGGGCCGCGCGGTGCTGGCGGGGCTCGCGGTGTCCCAGCTCGCGGCGGCCGGGACGTCGTTCGTCATCTTCTGGTCGGCGACCGGCGACTCCTACCGGGAGATCCTCAACTGGCTGCTCGGCTCCCTCGCGGGGTCGACGTGGCAGTCCGTCGCGATCGCCGGGTCGGCGCTGGTGCTGGTCGGCACGGTGCTGGTCGCCTCGGCGGTGCGGCTGGACGCGTTCGCGTTCGGGGACACCGCGGCGGCGGCGCTCGGCATCGACGTGGACCGCACCCGGTGGATCCTCATGACCCTGGTCGCGCTGCTGACCGGGGCGATGGTCGCGGTCAGCGGGTCGATCGGGTTCGTCGGGCTGGTGCTGCCGCACGCCGTGTCGGCGCTGACCGGCCCGGCGCACCGCCGGCTGCTGCCGGTCGCGGCGGTCACCGGGGCGATCTTCCTGGTGTGGGCCGACACCGGCGCCCGCACGCTGTTCGACCCGCGCGAGCTGCCCGTCGGCATCGTGACGGCGCTGATCGGCGTGCCGGTGTTCGCGGTGCTGCTGCGGCGCGGGAGGGGCAGCGCATGGACCTGA
- a CDS encoding putative F420-0 ABC transporter ATP-binding protein, translating to MDLSITGVGTRLGGRWVVDGVDATPPPGALTGLLGPNGAGKTTLLRLVAGLLDPEAGAVLVDDVPVHTIARRERARRIALLEQESSSTVPLTVREVVALGRIPYRTLWGSDPDEDAVDRALAAADAAHLADRAWSALSGGERQRVHVARALAQEPDLLLLDEPTNHLDVSAQLSLLRFVRDLGRTTVAALHDLNLAAAYCAHVLVLSGGRLVAAGDPREVLTADLVRRVYGVDAEVLTHPRTGRPVIAFGDAPAPDRVPAPALAARTRAAVEGAP from the coding sequence ATGGACCTGAGCATCACCGGCGTCGGCACCCGGCTGGGCGGCCGGTGGGTCGTCGACGGCGTGGACGCGACCCCGCCGCCCGGCGCGCTGACCGGCCTGCTCGGCCCGAACGGCGCGGGCAAGACGACGCTGCTCCGGCTGGTCGCGGGGCTGCTCGACCCCGAGGCGGGCGCGGTGCTGGTCGACGACGTGCCCGTGCACACGATCGCGCGGCGCGAGCGCGCCCGGCGGATCGCCCTGCTCGAGCAGGAGTCCTCCTCCACCGTGCCGCTCACCGTCCGCGAGGTCGTGGCCCTCGGCCGCATCCCGTACCGGACGCTCTGGGGCTCGGACCCCGACGAGGACGCCGTCGACCGGGCGCTGGCCGCCGCGGACGCCGCGCACCTCGCGGACCGGGCGTGGTCGGCGCTCTCCGGCGGCGAGCGGCAGCGGGTGCACGTCGCCCGCGCCCTCGCGCAGGAGCCCGACCTGCTGCTGCTCGACGAGCCCACCAACCACCTGGACGTCAGCGCCCAGCTCTCGCTGCTCCGGTTCGTGCGCGACCTCGGCCGCACGACCGTCGCCGCGCTGCACGACCTCAACCTCGCGGCGGCGTACTGCGCGCACGTCCTGGTGCTGTCCGGCGGGCGCCTGGTCGCCGCCGGGGACCCGCGCGAGGTGCTGACCGCCGACCTGGTGCGCCGCGTCTACGGCGTGGACGCCGAGGTCCTCACCCACCCGCGGACCGGCCGGCCGGTGATCGCGTTCGGCGACGCCCCTGCGCCCGACCGCGTCCCGGCGCCCGCCCTGGCCGCCCGCACCCGCGCCGCCGTCGAAGGAGCACCGTGA
- the cofD gene encoding 2-phospho-L-lactate transferase produces the protein MRLTVLSGGVGGARFTRGLLALLADRGEPADVTVVANTGDDMWLHGVRVCPDLDTLMYTLGGAVHEEQGWGRRDETSRVSADLAAYGVGWEWFTLGDLDLATHLARTQWLREGLTLSEATARLSARWGLAGQGVRLLPMSDQPVETHVDVGAGEPIHFEEWWVRHRASVPARGFVQVGLAAATAAPGVLESIAAADVVVLPPSNPVVSVGTILAVPGIRDALAITPAAVVGVSPIIGGAPVRGMAAECLAAIGVEATAEAVARHYGRRGAGGVLDAWLVDDADADAAAALARDGWATAATDTLMRDVPATARIAAEALSLVAR, from the coding sequence GTGAGGCTGACCGTCCTGTCCGGAGGCGTCGGGGGCGCCCGGTTCACCCGCGGCCTGCTGGCCCTGCTCGCCGACCGCGGCGAGCCCGCCGACGTCACGGTGGTCGCCAACACCGGCGACGACATGTGGCTGCACGGCGTGCGGGTGTGCCCCGACCTCGACACGCTCATGTACACCCTCGGCGGCGCCGTGCACGAGGAGCAGGGCTGGGGCCGGCGCGACGAGACCTCCCGGGTGTCCGCGGACCTCGCGGCCTACGGCGTGGGGTGGGAGTGGTTCACGCTCGGGGACCTCGACCTCGCGACGCACCTGGCCCGCACGCAGTGGCTGCGCGAGGGCCTGACGCTGTCCGAGGCGACCGCGCGGCTGTCCGCCCGGTGGGGGCTGGCCGGGCAGGGCGTCCGGCTGCTGCCGATGTCGGACCAGCCGGTCGAGACGCACGTCGACGTCGGCGCCGGCGAGCCGATCCACTTCGAGGAGTGGTGGGTCCGGCACCGGGCCTCGGTCCCGGCGCGGGGGTTCGTCCAGGTGGGGCTGGCGGCGGCGACGGCGGCGCCCGGGGTGCTGGAGTCGATCGCGGCCGCGGACGTCGTCGTGCTGCCGCCGTCGAACCCCGTGGTGTCGGTGGGGACGATCCTGGCCGTGCCGGGGATCCGCGACGCGCTGGCGATCACGCCGGCCGCGGTGGTCGGGGTGTCGCCGATCATCGGCGGGGCGCCCGTGCGGGGCATGGCGGCGGAGTGCCTCGCGGCGATCGGCGTCGAGGCCACCGCGGAGGCGGTCGCCCGGCACTACGGCCGGCGCGGCGCGGGCGGGGTGCTGGACGCGTGGCTGGTGGACGACGCCGACGCGGACGCGGCGGCGGCGCTCGCGCGCGACGGCTGGGCGACGGCGGCGACGGACACGCTCATGCGGGACGTCCCGGCGACGGCCCGCATCGCGGCCGAGGCCCTGTCCCTCGTCGCCCGCTGA